Proteins from a genomic interval of Cupriavidus sp. WKF15:
- a CDS encoding LysR substrate-binding domain-containing protein, which produces MRIRIGEEITFRKLEALLAFMESGNLAKAAEILETSTVSVHRALHSLEEGTSCALFRHEGRNLIPTDAAHVLADTAREVLKAMADGIRATREAAGYLADHLKIGSLYSLTAQTVPRIVIDLKARRPDLQTELVLGSNADLLQMLKQGATDATLMATPEPDPEIESIPLFEDEIFFAAPADSRYAAMPAVDLRTCRDEPFVSLSEGFATSRGFTEAFRIADFQPNLVMKVGDIFSLMNLVGGGVGYTLLPGRVKGVSPRNVAFVPLAADYDSIRQTIGLSFLRRRERDPNLLALAAVCRMAMREGQ; this is translated from the coding sequence ATGAGAATCCGCATCGGCGAAGAGATCACCTTCCGCAAGCTCGAAGCGCTGCTGGCGTTCATGGAATCCGGCAACCTGGCCAAGGCGGCCGAGATCCTGGAAACCAGCACGGTCAGCGTCCACCGCGCGCTGCACTCGCTCGAGGAAGGCACGAGTTGCGCGCTGTTCCGGCACGAAGGTCGCAACCTGATCCCGACCGATGCGGCCCATGTGCTGGCGGACACGGCCCGCGAAGTGCTCAAGGCCATGGCCGACGGCATCCGCGCGACGCGCGAGGCCGCCGGCTACCTGGCCGACCATCTCAAGATCGGCTCGCTGTATTCGCTGACGGCGCAGACGGTGCCGCGAATCGTCATCGACCTCAAGGCCCGGCGGCCGGACCTGCAGACCGAGCTCGTGCTGGGCTCGAACGCCGACCTGCTGCAGATGCTCAAGCAGGGCGCCACCGACGCCACCCTGATGGCCACGCCCGAGCCGGACCCCGAGATTGAATCCATCCCCCTGTTCGAAGACGAGATATTTTTCGCGGCGCCGGCCGACTCGCGCTACGCAGCGATGCCGGCCGTGGACCTGCGTACCTGCCGGGACGAGCCGTTCGTGTCGCTGAGCGAAGGGTTCGCCACCTCGCGCGGCTTTACCGAGGCGTTCCGGATCGCGGATTTCCAGCCCAATCTCGTCATGAAGGTCGGCGATATCTTTTCGCTGATGAACCTGGTCGGCGGCGGCGTCGGGTACACCCTGCTGCCCGGCCGCGTGAAGGGCGTTTCGCCGCGCAATGTGGCATTCGTGCCACTTGCCGCCGACTACGACTCCATCCGCCAGACCATCGGCCTGAGCTTCCTGCGCCGCCGCGAGCGCGACCCCAACCTGCTGGCGCTGGCAGCCGTCTGCCGCATGGCCATGCGCGAAGGACAGTAG
- the mdcA gene encoding malonate decarboxylase subunit alpha, with protein MTSTTPGRQWNTRREAKARRKQQGAAIAQGKRIPTGDIVAFLEAVLLPGDRVVVEGNNQKQADFLSRSLAQVSPGRVNGLHMIIPSVSRVEHLDLFERGIARKLDFSYAGAQSIRISQFLEDGLLEVGAIHTYIELYARLYVDLVPNVVLIAGYKADRDGNLYTGPSTEDTPALVEAAAFRDGLVIAQVNEIVDDPAGLPRVDVPGSWVDYVVQADQPFFCEPLFTRDPRLIKPVHVLMAMMAIRGIYERHQVQSLNHGIGFNTAAIELILPTYGESLGLKGKICKYWTLNPHPTLIPAIETGWVESVHSFGSELGMEPYVAARPDIFFTGADGSMRSNRAFCQLAGQYAVDLFIGSTLQIDGDGHSSTVTRGRLSGFGGAPNMGHNPGGRRHPTPAWLDLIETDDPLARGRKLVVQMVETFQAGGKPTFVESMDAVDVARESGMPLAPVMIYGDDVTHVLTEEGIAYLYKAQSLEERRRMIAAVAGVTPIGLKHDPAQTRRMRSDGLIALPEDLGVQRSQATRSLLAAKSMADLVEWSGGLYAPPARFRSW; from the coding sequence ATGACCAGCACCACCCCGGGGCGTCAGTGGAATACCCGCAGAGAAGCCAAGGCGCGGCGCAAGCAGCAAGGCGCCGCTATCGCGCAGGGCAAGCGCATACCGACCGGCGACATCGTGGCCTTCCTGGAGGCCGTGCTGCTCCCGGGCGATCGCGTGGTGGTCGAAGGCAACAACCAGAAGCAGGCGGATTTCCTGTCGCGCTCGCTGGCGCAGGTCAGCCCCGGGCGCGTCAACGGCCTGCACATGATCATCCCGAGCGTCAGCCGCGTGGAGCATCTGGACCTGTTCGAGCGCGGCATCGCGCGCAAGCTCGACTTCTCGTATGCGGGCGCGCAGAGCATCCGGATCTCGCAGTTCCTGGAAGACGGCCTGCTTGAAGTCGGCGCGATCCACACCTACATCGAACTGTACGCGCGCCTGTATGTGGACCTGGTGCCCAACGTCGTGCTGATCGCCGGCTACAAGGCGGACCGCGACGGCAACCTCTACACCGGCCCGAGCACCGAGGATACGCCCGCGCTGGTGGAGGCCGCCGCGTTCCGCGACGGCCTCGTGATCGCGCAGGTCAACGAGATCGTCGACGACCCGGCCGGCCTGCCGCGCGTGGATGTGCCGGGCTCCTGGGTCGACTACGTGGTGCAGGCCGACCAGCCGTTCTTCTGCGAGCCGCTGTTCACGCGCGACCCGCGCCTGATCAAGCCCGTGCACGTGCTGATGGCGATGATGGCGATCCGCGGCATCTACGAACGCCACCAGGTGCAGTCGCTGAACCACGGCATCGGTTTCAACACGGCTGCCATCGAACTGATCCTGCCGACCTACGGCGAGTCGCTGGGGCTGAAGGGCAAGATCTGCAAGTACTGGACCCTTAACCCGCACCCCACGCTGATCCCGGCGATCGAGACCGGCTGGGTCGAAAGCGTGCACAGCTTCGGCAGCGAACTGGGCATGGAGCCATACGTCGCGGCGCGGCCCGATATCTTCTTCACCGGCGCGGACGGCTCGATGCGCTCGAACCGCGCGTTCTGCCAGCTTGCGGGCCAGTATGCGGTGGACCTCTTCATCGGCTCGACGCTGCAGATCGACGGCGACGGTCACTCGTCCACGGTGACCCGCGGCCGGCTGTCCGGCTTTGGCGGCGCGCCGAACATGGGCCACAACCCGGGGGGCCGCCGCCACCCCACGCCCGCGTGGCTCGACCTGATCGAGACCGACGATCCGCTCGCACGCGGCCGCAAGCTCGTGGTGCAGATGGTCGAGACCTTCCAGGCCGGCGGCAAGCCGACCTTCGTCGAATCGATGGACGCCGTGGACGTCGCGCGCGAAAGCGGCATGCCGCTGGCGCCGGTCATGATCTACGGCGACGACGTCACGCACGTGCTGACCGAGGAAGGCATCGCCTACCTCTACAAGGCGCAATCGCTCGAAGAGCGGCGCCGGATGATCGCCGCCGTGGCCGGCGTGACCCCGATCGGCCTGAAGCACGATCCCGCACAGACGCGCCGCATGCGCAGCGACGGCCTGATCGCGCTGCCCGAGGACCTTGGCGTGCAGCGCAGCCAGGCCACGCGCAGCCTGCTCGCGGCCAAGAGCATGGCCGACCTGGTTGAATGGTCTGGTGGCCTGTACGCGCCGCCGGCACGCTTCCGGAGCTGGTAA
- a CDS encoding triphosphoribosyl-dephospho-CoA synthase codes for MGGAAASTIWAGNNAAPAIGGPSTHAQLLAGLAVDAIVEEARLSPKPGLVDSRGSGAHADLTLALMLRSAQALGPSFASMAMAGARAARVGYALRERLGALGREAEAAMLAATGGVNTHRGAIWCLGLLVGAAAQLAAAGERASASAVSDAAGAIARLADRHRPAITGNKGELACLAYGVGGARAQARAGFPHVMRRALPVLQHSRARGDSESAARLNALLALMSGLDDTCVLARTGRAGLAYMQAGAQAVLAAGGTGTVAGRRLLRELDAGMLARRASPGGAADLLAATIFLDRLARVSGSGTGQI; via the coding sequence ATGGGCGGCGCAGCGGCAAGCACCATATGGGCCGGAAATAATGCGGCCCCTGCGATCGGTGGCCCGTCCACGCATGCGCAGTTGCTGGCCGGCCTGGCGGTCGACGCCATCGTCGAAGAAGCACGGTTGTCGCCCAAGCCCGGGCTGGTCGACAGCCGCGGCAGCGGCGCGCATGCCGACCTGACGCTGGCGCTGATGCTGCGCTCCGCGCAGGCGCTGGGGCCATCGTTCGCCTCCATGGCAATGGCCGGCGCGCGCGCGGCACGCGTCGGCTACGCGCTGCGCGAGCGGCTCGGCGCGCTCGGGCGTGAAGCCGAAGCAGCCATGCTGGCCGCCACCGGCGGCGTGAACACGCACCGCGGCGCCATCTGGTGCCTCGGCCTGCTGGTCGGCGCGGCCGCGCAGCTCGCAGCCGCCGGCGAGCGGGCCAGCGCCAGCGCGGTCAGCGATGCCGCCGGCGCCATTGCGCGGCTGGCTGACCGGCATCGCCCCGCCATCACCGGCAACAAGGGCGAGCTGGCCTGCCTGGCGTATGGCGTGGGCGGTGCCAGGGCGCAGGCGCGCGCGGGCTTTCCGCATGTCATGCGGCGCGCATTGCCGGTCCTGCAGCACAGCCGCGCGCGCGGCGACAGCGAATCCGCGGCCCGCCTGAACGCCTTGCTCGCGCTGATGAGCGGGCTGGACGATACCTGCGTGCTGGCCCGCACGGGCCGCGCGGGGCTGGCCTATATGCAGGCCGGTGCGCAGGCCGTACTGGCGGCGGGCGGCACCGGCACGGTCGCGGGACGGCGCCTGCTGCGCGAACTCGACGCCGGCATGCTGGCCCGGCGCGCATCGCCGGGCGGCGCGGCGGACCTGCTGGCCGCGACGATCTTCCTCGACCGGCTGGCACGGGTGTCCGGCTCCGGCACGGGGCAAATCTAG
- a CDS encoding malonate decarboxylase subunit delta, whose translation MEQLRFEFPAGPPAAARVLVGVVGSGDLEVLVEPGTGGVTTVDVTTSVNGYARVWDAQLARVFAAEPRASMQIRIHDFGATPGVVGMRLAEAFEALGAHGQPEQP comes from the coding sequence ATGGAACAACTGCGTTTTGAATTTCCGGCGGGACCGCCTGCCGCGGCCCGCGTGCTCGTCGGCGTCGTGGGCTCGGGCGATCTCGAAGTCCTGGTCGAACCCGGCACCGGCGGCGTCACCACCGTGGATGTCACCACTTCCGTCAACGGCTACGCGCGCGTCTGGGACGCGCAGCTCGCGCGCGTGTTCGCGGCGGAACCGCGAGCATCCATGCAGATCCGCATTCATGATTTCGGCGCCACGCCAGGGGTGGTCGGCATGCGGCTGGCCGAAGCCTTCGAAGCGCTCGGTGCGCACGGACAACCGGAGCAGCCATGA
- a CDS encoding biotin-independent malonate decarboxylase subunit beta: MSTASLLNRDSFIELGARERARALLDAGTFRELAGPFDGLHSPWLARQGIVPQSDDGVIVAKGQIDGQPAVVLAIEGAFQGGSLGEVGGAKLAGALELAAEDNRRGVPTRAVLLLETGGVRLQEANLGLAAIADIHAAIVDLRRYQPVVGVIAGQVGCFGGMSIAAGLCTSLVMTQEGRLGLNGPAVIEQEAGIAEYDSRDRPFIWSFTGGAQRVATGFADVYVADDCAAMRDAVARELRAAAAATPRSERCREMLGVLQDYDAGTQPTPAGVQRLLGRFHRESDA; the protein is encoded by the coding sequence ATGAGCACCGCATCCTTGCTGAACCGCGACAGCTTCATCGAACTGGGCGCGCGCGAACGTGCCCGCGCCCTGCTGGACGCCGGCACCTTCCGCGAGCTTGCGGGGCCGTTCGACGGCCTGCATTCGCCATGGCTTGCGCGCCAGGGCATCGTGCCGCAAAGCGATGACGGCGTGATCGTGGCAAAGGGGCAGATCGACGGGCAGCCAGCCGTGGTGCTCGCAATCGAGGGCGCCTTCCAGGGCGGCAGTCTCGGCGAGGTCGGCGGCGCCAAGCTTGCCGGCGCGCTGGAGCTGGCCGCCGAGGACAACCGGCGCGGCGTGCCGACACGCGCCGTGCTGCTGCTCGAAACCGGCGGCGTGCGGCTGCAGGAGGCCAACCTGGGGCTGGCGGCGATTGCCGACATCCACGCGGCCATCGTCGACCTGCGCCGCTACCAGCCAGTGGTCGGCGTCATCGCCGGGCAGGTCGGATGTTTCGGCGGCATGTCGATCGCCGCCGGTCTCTGTACGTCGCTGGTGATGACGCAGGAGGGTCGCCTAGGCCTGAACGGACCCGCCGTGATCGAACAGGAGGCCGGCATCGCGGAATACGATTCGCGCGACCGGCCGTTCATCTGGTCCTTTACCGGCGGGGCGCAGCGCGTGGCCACGGGTTTCGCTGACGTCTACGTCGCCGACGACTGCGCCGCCATGCGCGACGCCGTCGCACGCGAGCTTCGCGCCGCGGCAGCGGCCACGCCCCGCAGCGAGCGCTGCCGCGAAATGCTGGGCGTGCTGCAGGATTATGACGCCGGCACCCAGCCTACGCCGGCTGGCGTGCAGCGCCTCCTTGGCCGTTTCCATCGGGAGTCTGACGCATGA
- the mdcE gene encoding biotin-independent malonate decarboxylase subunit gamma, giving the protein MNTTVQTLPEQDVSRGARWMRALAPAASYRDGFPRSVTVADGELAGTPVRWIAVVPDAQNRFPRARNGEVGLVEGWSLAQAVREVVEADRDAAAKRAIVAVVDTPSQAYGRREEALGIHQSLAAAAAAYAQARLAGHPVVALIVGKAMSGAFLAHGYQANRIIALRDSGVLVHAMGKDAAARITMRTVEDLEALAATVPPMAYDIENFATLGILWRLIDVASADAPQPADIHLARDAILAALADIGRDSARDLSGRQNGENRQASRAVRDCLRRQWQA; this is encoded by the coding sequence ATGAACACCACCGTACAAACCCTGCCGGAGCAGGACGTGAGCCGTGGCGCGCGCTGGATGCGTGCCCTGGCGCCAGCCGCGTCGTATCGCGATGGCTTCCCGCGCTCCGTGACGGTCGCCGATGGCGAACTGGCCGGCACGCCGGTCCGCTGGATCGCCGTGGTGCCCGATGCGCAGAACCGCTTCCCACGCGCGCGTAATGGCGAAGTCGGGCTGGTCGAGGGCTGGTCGCTGGCCCAGGCCGTACGCGAAGTGGTGGAAGCGGATCGCGATGCCGCGGCCAAGCGCGCCATCGTCGCGGTGGTCGATACGCCGAGCCAGGCCTATGGCCGGCGCGAGGAAGCACTGGGCATCCACCAGTCGCTGGCCGCCGCGGCCGCCGCGTATGCGCAGGCGCGCCTGGCCGGGCATCCGGTGGTGGCGCTGATCGTCGGTAAAGCCATGTCGGGCGCGTTCCTCGCGCATGGCTACCAGGCCAACCGCATCATCGCGCTGCGCGACAGCGGCGTGCTCGTGCACGCCATGGGCAAGGACGCCGCGGCGCGCATCACCATGCGCACGGTCGAGGACCTGGAGGCGCTGGCCGCCACCGTGCCGCCGATGGCCTACGACATCGAAAATTTCGCCACGCTCGGCATCCTGTGGCGGCTGATCGACGTGGCATCGGCCGACGCGCCTCAGCCCGCGGACATCCATCTCGCGCGCGATGCCATCCTGGCAGCACTCGCGGATATCGGGCGCGACAGTGCGCGTGACCTCTCCGGCCGGCAAAACGGCGAAAATCGCCAGGCGTCGCGCGCGGTGCGCGACTGCCTGCGGCGGCAATGGCAAGCCTGA
- a CDS encoding malonate decarboxylase holo-ACP synthase has product MASLSTARPAPHDLLWLADPRRSLAGVALPDWVSLAALATTPVVVRRDACRADAIPIGLRGAVRAERFGTWIAPADVARVVTPMDIAASRAWRRPELMALAAIRSLDAAADALDARHIRWGVGGSAGFTLASGINVLHAQSDLDLLVYADRPLLQADAELLATLQDAGPARIDIQVDTPQGGFSFLEWRRQRGKVLLKTSQGPRMCANPWQPLP; this is encoded by the coding sequence ATGGCAAGCCTGAGCACGGCCCGCCCGGCGCCGCACGACCTGCTCTGGCTGGCCGATCCCCGGCGCAGCCTGGCAGGCGTCGCACTGCCGGACTGGGTGTCGCTGGCTGCGCTGGCCACCACGCCGGTGGTCGTGCGCCGCGACGCATGTCGCGCAGATGCCATTCCAATCGGGCTGCGCGGCGCGGTGCGTGCCGAGCGCTTTGGCACCTGGATCGCGCCCGCAGATGTGGCACGCGTGGTCACACCGATGGACATCGCGGCTTCGCGCGCGTGGCGGCGCCCTGAACTCATGGCGCTCGCCGCCATCCGCTCGCTCGACGCGGCCGCCGATGCGCTCGACGCGCGGCACATTCGCTGGGGCGTGGGCGGGAGCGCCGGCTTCACGCTCGCCAGCGGCATCAATGTCCTCCATGCGCAAAGCGACCTCGACCTGCTCGTCTACGCGGACCGTCCGCTGCTGCAGGCCGATGCCGAACTGCTGGCCACGCTGCAGGACGCCGGACCAGCGCGGATCGACATCCAGGTCGACACACCGCAGGGCGGCTTCTCGTTCCTCGAATGGCGGCGCCAGCGCGGCAAGGTCCTGCTGAAGACCTCGCAAGGGCCGAGGATGTGCGCCAACCCATGGCAGCCGCTGCCATGA
- the mdcH gene encoding malonate decarboxylase subunit epsilon → MSVLLTFPGQGSQRAGMLADLPNHPAVAAVLAEAADVLQMPAAGMDTPARLRSTIWVQLCLLTAGVAIARCLADEGQQADAVAGLSIGAYAAAVTAGVLSFADALRIVRLRGELMERAYPHGYGMTAILGLERTRLEPLVAQVHAPQSPVYLANFNAPAQIVIAGSIAAMEAVSALALAAGAQAAKPVAIHVPSHCPLLDDASAGLAQAMAAVALSPPRLRYFSASLARELRDPRRITDDLARNMAIPVRWHETMLLACATGARVVIEAPPGDVLTRLAQPVFADGIVMAADRTRVDTLAAIMRRGRQME, encoded by the coding sequence ATGAGCGTGCTGCTGACCTTCCCCGGCCAGGGCTCGCAGCGGGCCGGGATGCTCGCGGATCTTCCCAACCACCCGGCCGTTGCGGCCGTGCTCGCGGAAGCGGCCGATGTCCTGCAAATGCCCGCCGCCGGGATGGATACGCCAGCGCGCCTGCGCTCGACCATCTGGGTACAGCTTTGCCTGCTGACCGCAGGGGTCGCCATAGCACGCTGCCTGGCGGACGAAGGCCAACAGGCCGATGCTGTCGCCGGGCTTTCGATCGGCGCCTATGCAGCGGCCGTCACGGCCGGCGTACTGTCATTTGCCGACGCGTTGCGGATCGTCCGGCTGCGTGGCGAACTCATGGAGCGGGCTTATCCGCATGGCTACGGCATGACGGCAATCCTGGGGCTGGAGCGCACGCGCCTCGAACCGCTGGTGGCACAGGTCCATGCGCCGCAAAGCCCGGTCTATCTCGCGAACTTCAACGCGCCCGCGCAGATCGTGATCGCCGGCAGCATCGCGGCCATGGAAGCGGTATCGGCCCTGGCGCTGGCGGCGGGTGCGCAGGCGGCCAAACCTGTCGCGATCCATGTGCCTTCGCACTGCCCTCTGCTGGACGACGCTTCCGCCGGGCTGGCGCAAGCCATGGCGGCCGTTGCGCTGTCGCCGCCCCGCCTGCGCTACTTCAGCGCCAGCCTTGCGCGTGAATTGCGCGACCCGCGCCGCATCACCGACGACCTGGCCCGCAACATGGCGATCCCGGTGCGCTGGCACGAGACCATGCTGCTGGCCTGCGCCACCGGCGCACGCGTGGTGATCGAAGCGCCGCCGGGCGATGTGCTGACGCGGCTGGCGCAGCCGGTGTTTGCGGATGGCATCGTCATGGCCGCGGACAGGACGCGCGTGGATACGCTGGCCGCGATCATGCGGCGCGGCCGGCAAATGGAGTGA
- a CDS encoding Coq4 family protein, giving the protein MAAAIAPDPYKRDFSTAFSAIRKLLADGHDTTQVFLIMRALNGPSMPKNFARLLGTPDGRRLVYQRTELAERLCDPAYVASFAPGTVGAAYRDFLRHTGYSADGLAEVSNLGREPLVEDAYMWFGRRTRDIHDIWHVLTGYRADESLGEAALVAFSYAQTGGLGWALIAVAASLKSLRVTRSLAFARAVLEGYRLGRAAKWLLAEDYEALLHEPLGAARVRLGIGEAPRYMTCHPLQDWHA; this is encoded by the coding sequence ATGGCTGCCGCGATTGCCCCCGATCCCTACAAGCGCGATTTCTCCACCGCGTTCAGCGCCATTCGCAAGCTGCTCGCGGACGGGCACGACACCACGCAGGTGTTCCTGATCATGCGCGCGCTGAACGGGCCGTCCATGCCGAAGAACTTCGCGCGCCTGCTGGGCACGCCCGACGGCCGCCGGCTCGTCTACCAGCGCACCGAACTGGCGGAGCGGCTGTGCGACCCGGCCTACGTGGCGAGCTTTGCGCCTGGCACGGTGGGCGCCGCGTACCGGGACTTCCTGCGGCACACAGGCTACAGCGCCGACGGGCTGGCCGAGGTTTCCAACCTCGGCCGCGAGCCCCTGGTGGAAGATGCCTACATGTGGTTCGGCCGCCGCACACGAGATATCCACGACATCTGGCATGTGCTGACCGGCTACCGCGCCGACGAGAGCCTGGGCGAGGCCGCGCTGGTGGCGTTCAGCTATGCGCAGACCGGTGGCCTGGGCTGGGCGCTGATCGCGGTGGCGGCGTCGCTCAAGAGCCTGCGCGTGACCCGCAGCCTCGCCTTCGCGCGTGCGGTGCTGGAAGGCTACCGCCTCGGCCGCGCGGCGAAGTGGCTGCTGGCCGAGGATTACGAGGCCCTGCTCCACGAACCCCTTGGCGCCGCGCGTGTCCGGCTAGGCATCGGCGAAGCGCCGCGGTACATGACCTGCCATCCGCTGCAGGACTGGCACGCCTGA
- a CDS encoding alpha/beta fold hydrolase: MMILFYVVLAVAALFACLFVYTVRTVRRVEAALPPDGRFVDVPGARLHVVERGQGPALLLVHGLSGQLGNFGYGMIEPLARDFRVVAVDRPGSGYSVRSPGARADLAGQADVLAALIDKLGLERPLVVGHSLGGAIALALAIGHPDRVGGLALLAPLTHPAEEIPLVFRPLAMRRHWVRQFVAWTLAVPMSDLRRDEVLEIVFGPDPVPVDFAMRGGGMLALRPSHFVAASEDLVAGAPSLAPLVARYAELRRPVSILFGREDRILDPAANGEAFVAKVEGATLAMVPGGHMLPLTAPGTCVDFVREAAARLRDAESATA; encoded by the coding sequence ATGATGATCTTGTTCTACGTGGTTCTGGCGGTGGCGGCGCTGTTCGCCTGCCTGTTCGTCTACACCGTGCGCACGGTGCGCCGTGTCGAGGCCGCGCTGCCGCCCGACGGGCGCTTTGTCGATGTGCCTGGCGCGCGCCTGCATGTGGTGGAGCGCGGGCAGGGCCCGGCGCTGCTGCTGGTGCATGGTCTTTCGGGCCAGCTCGGCAATTTCGGCTACGGCATGATCGAGCCGCTGGCGCGCGATTTCCGCGTGGTGGCGGTGGACCGGCCCGGCTCGGGCTATTCCGTGCGCAGCCCCGGCGCGCGCGCGGACCTGGCAGGGCAGGCTGATGTGCTGGCGGCGCTGATCGACAAGCTGGGCCTGGAGCGTCCGCTCGTGGTCGGCCATTCGCTGGGCGGCGCCATTGCGCTGGCGCTGGCGATTGGTCATCCGGACCGGGTCGGCGGGCTGGCGCTGCTCGCGCCGCTGACGCATCCGGCCGAGGAGATTCCGCTGGTATTCCGGCCGCTGGCGATGCGGCGGCACTGGGTGCGCCAGTTCGTGGCATGGACGCTGGCGGTGCCGATGTCCGACTTGCGGCGCGACGAGGTACTCGAGATTGTCTTCGGCCCGGATCCCGTGCCCGTGGACTTTGCCATGCGCGGCGGCGGCATGCTGGCCTTGCGGCCGAGCCATTTCGTGGCGGCGTCGGAAGACCTGGTTGCCGGCGCGCCGAGCCTGGCGCCGCTGGTCGCGCGCTACGCGGAGCTGCGCCGGCCTGTGAGCATTCTTTTCGGCCGCGAAGACCGCATCCTCGATCCGGCGGCCAATGGCGAGGCGTTCGTCGCCAAGGTGGAGGGCGCCACGCTGGCCATGGTGCCCGGCGGGCATATGCTGCCGCTCACGGCGCCCGGCACCTGCGTGGATTTCGTGCGCGAGGCCGCGGCGCGGCTGCGCGATGCCGAGTCGGCGACCGCATGA
- a CDS encoding NAD(P)/FAD-dependent oxidoreductase produces the protein MTVAAPEAAPEHTLLDVLIVGAGLSGIGAARQLQQRCPGKRYAILEARQAIGGTWDLFRYPGIRSDSDMYTLGYRFKPWKGAKAIADGPSILSYIRETAHEAGITRHIRFGHKVISAAWHSQEACWTVTVERAGDGSHQQWRARFLYVCAGYYSYAQGHRPAFPGEETFRGRIVHPQFWDASLDYAGKRVVVIGSGATAVTMVPAMAASAAHVTMLQRSPSYVVTRPGEDAIAARLRRLLPERLAYAATRWKNVLLGMFFFQLARRRPERVGQRMVGMAAAQLAPGFDVGRHFTPRYKPWDQRVCLVPDGDLFREIRDGRASVVTDTIERFTEGGIVLASGQILPADIIVTATGLRLNMLGDIAVSVDGQPRVPAELMAYKGMMLNDVPNLVLAFGYTNASWTLKADLTAEYVCRLLRYMDRRGHRVAMPRRDAAVQPAPFLDFTSGYVQRAAGVLPRQGDRRPWRVYQNYIMDMLTLRHGRIADGVLRFDMPHGAPAPRETPVSLSGGEVQP, from the coding sequence ATGACCGTTGCTGCACCCGAAGCTGCACCCGAACACACGCTGCTCGACGTCCTGATCGTTGGCGCCGGACTGTCCGGCATTGGCGCCGCGCGGCAGCTGCAGCAGCGCTGTCCAGGCAAGCGCTACGCCATCCTGGAAGCGCGGCAGGCCATCGGCGGCACCTGGGACCTGTTCCGCTATCCGGGCATCCGGTCGGATTCGGACATGTACACGCTCGGCTACCGCTTCAAGCCATGGAAGGGCGCGAAAGCCATCGCCGACGGCCCGTCGATCCTGTCCTATATCCGCGAGACGGCTCACGAAGCCGGCATTACCCGGCACATTCGTTTCGGCCACAAGGTGATCAGCGCGGCATGGCATAGCCAGGAAGCGTGCTGGACGGTCACGGTGGAGCGCGCCGGAGACGGCAGCCACCAGCAGTGGCGCGCGCGCTTCCTGTATGTGTGCGCCGGCTACTACAGCTATGCGCAGGGCCATCGGCCGGCCTTTCCCGGTGAGGAAACCTTCCGTGGCCGCATCGTGCATCCACAGTTCTGGGATGCCTCGCTCGACTACGCCGGCAAGCGCGTGGTGGTGATCGGCAGCGGCGCGACGGCCGTCACGATGGTGCCGGCCATGGCCGCCAGCGCCGCGCACGTGACCATGCTGCAGCGCTCGCCGAGCTACGTCGTGACCCGTCCCGGCGAGGACGCGATTGCCGCCAGGCTGCGCCGGCTGCTGCCGGAACGGCTGGCCTACGCGGCCACGCGCTGGAAGAACGTGCTGCTCGGCATGTTCTTTTTCCAGCTCGCGCGCCGCCGGCCGGAGCGGGTCGGCCAGCGCATGGTCGGCATGGCCGCCGCGCAGCTCGCGCCCGGCTTCGATGTCGGCCGGCACTTCACGCCGCGCTACAAGCCGTGGGACCAGCGCGTGTGCCTGGTCCCCGACGGCGACCTGTTCCGCGAGATCCGCGACGGCCGCGCGTCGGTGGTCACCGATACCATCGAGCGCTTTACCGAAGGCGGCATCGTGCTCGCCTCGGGGCAGATCCTGCCGGCGGACATCATCGTGACGGCCACGGGTCTCAGGCTCAATATGCTTGGCGACATCGCCGTCAGCGTCGACGGGCAGCCCCGCGTTCCGGCCGAACTGATGGCATACAAGGGCATGATGCTCAATGACGTGCCGAACCTGGTGCTGGCCTTCGGCTACACCAATGCCTCATGGACGCTCAAGGCGGACCTGACCGCCGAGTACGTGTGCCGGCTGCTGCGGTACATGGACCGGCGCGGACACCGCGTGGCCATGCCGCGGCGCGACGCGGCCGTGCAGCCCGCACCCTTCCTGGACTTCACCTCCGGCTATGTGCAGCGCGCCGCCGGCGTGCTGCCGCGGCAGGGCGACCGCAGGCCGTGGCGCGTGTACCAGAACTACATCATGGACATGCTCACCCTCCGCCACGGCCGCATTGCCGACGGCGTGCTCCGGTTCGATATGCCGCACGGCGCGCCGGCGCCGCGCGAAACACCGGTAAGCCTGTCCGGCGGCGAGGTACAGCCATGA